The following are encoded in a window of Syntrophorhabdaceae bacterium genomic DNA:
- a CDS encoding CBS domain-containing protein produces the protein MKTAKDMLKTKTKEVWSIGPNNTVFDALKVMGEKEIGALMVMDENAKVHGIISERDYARKIILKGKTSAQTKVSEIMTPVGRMFTVKPETSVEDCMVLITAKRIRHVPVFDGDKFVGLISIGDVVKSIISEKDMLIEHLSNYIAGKYV, from the coding sequence ATGAAAACTGCAAAGGATATGCTCAAAACCAAAACGAAAGAGGTCTGGTCAATTGGGCCAAACAACACCGTTTTTGATGCCCTTAAGGTGATGGGTGAAAAAGAGATCGGTGCTTTGATGGTCATGGATGAGAACGCAAAGGTGCACGGAATAATCTCTGAGAGGGACTATGCGCGGAAGATCATCCTCAAGGGAAAGACATCGGCCCAAACCAAGGTGTCCGAGATCATGACTCCCGTGGGCAGGATGTTCACCGTGAAGCCGGAGACATCCGTCGAGGATTGTATGGTCCTCATCACGGCAAAACGCATCAGGCACGTCCCTGTCTTCGACGGTGACAAGTTTGTCGGCCTCATCTCCATCGGCGACGTGGTCAAGTCGATCATATCCGAAAAGGATATGCTCATCGAACATCTGAGCAACTATATCGCCGGCAAGTACGTCTAA
- the hydE gene encoding [FeFe] hydrogenase H-cluster radical SAM maturase HydE: MEGEYTRERALEMLGSAGGSVEELYRHADVVRRNHMGDEVFIRGIIEFSNICINDCLYCGIRASNRKVVRYVMSSDEILAIAGAMAGSPQTTVVLQSGETPGIADRKLGTLIGRIKEKTGLTVTVSVGNRPPEIYRYWQECGMDRYLLRFETSDAALFARLHPGSNLDDRLRCLYHLKDLGVQTGSGFMIGLPGETVGVLADNILLCRRLDLDMIGIGPFIPHPETPMCGTKNTYHDDPDMFFKALAALRIFNPDSHIPATTAFDAVFPGDGRDLALQRGANVFMPNITPVQYKKEYLLYPGKPSVDEEPDECATAAIKRIENLGRIVGRGPGHSLKKREQPGRNDL, translated from the coding sequence ATGGAAGGTGAATACACGAGGGAGCGCGCCCTTGAGATGCTTGGTTCGGCGGGCGGATCGGTTGAGGAACTTTATCGGCATGCCGACGTTGTCCGCAGAAACCACATGGGTGATGAGGTATTCATCAGGGGAATAATCGAGTTCTCCAATATATGCATCAATGATTGTCTCTACTGCGGAATAAGGGCATCCAACAGGAAGGTCGTCCGCTATGTCATGTCCTCCGACGAAATACTTGCGATAGCCGGGGCGATGGCCGGTTCCCCGCAGACCACTGTTGTTCTTCAATCAGGCGAAACGCCGGGGATTGCCGATAGAAAACTGGGAACTCTCATCGGGCGGATCAAGGAAAAGACCGGCCTGACCGTTACCGTTTCTGTAGGCAACAGACCCCCCGAGATATACCGCTACTGGCAGGAATGCGGCATGGACCGCTACCTGCTCAGGTTTGAGACATCCGACGCGGCACTTTTTGCCCGTCTGCACCCGGGGTCAAACCTCGATGACAGGCTGCGTTGCCTCTATCACCTTAAGGACCTCGGGGTGCAAACGGGCAGCGGCTTTATGATAGGGCTCCCGGGCGAAACCGTGGGCGTGCTGGCGGATAATATTCTCCTTTGCCGCCGCCTCGATCTCGACATGATCGGGATCGGCCCTTTTATTCCCCATCCGGAAACACCGATGTGCGGCACCAAAAACACCTACCATGACGACCCCGACATGTTCTTCAAGGCGCTGGCGGCGCTTCGCATCTTCAACCCCGACTCCCACATACCGGCCACAACGGCCTTTGATGCCGTATTTCCGGGTGACGGGCGGGATCTCGCGCTTCAGCGGGGTGCGAACGTCTTCATGCCTAACATCACTCCGGTCCAGTACAAAAAGGAATATCTCCTCTACCCGGGGAAACCATCGGTGGACGAAGAACCTGATGAATGCGCAACTGCGGCGATAAAGCGAATTGAGAACCTGGGAAGGATCGTGGGACGAGGTCCCGGCCACTCCTTGAAGAAAAGGGAGCAACCGGGACGGAATGATCTTTAG
- a CDS encoding cupin domain-containing protein — MKTYSVFSGIPKDMPDEVFETITASGTVKIERIVSRGHTTPQDTWYDQDLNEWVILLRGSAEILFDTEPEPITLMPGDHLLIPAHRRHRVTRTDGDEPTVWVAVHYA; from the coding sequence ATGAAAACATACAGCGTCTTTTCCGGGATTCCGAAGGACATGCCGGATGAGGTATTCGAGACCATCACCGCAAGCGGCACCGTGAAGATCGAAAGGATCGTCTCCCGCGGCCATACAACACCGCAAGACACCTGGTATGACCAGGACCTTAACGAATGGGTCATCCTCCTCAGGGGAAGTGCCGAGATCCTCTTCGACACGGAACCGGAGCCCATCACCCTCATGCCGGGCGATCATCTTCTCATCCCGGCCCATCGGCGCCACAGGGTAACACGGACCGATGGCGACGAGCCCACTGTCTGGGTGGCGGTGCATTACGCCTGA
- the eno gene encoding phosphopyruvate hydratase — MSTIYDVYAREILDSRGNPTVEVEVVLESGAMGRAMVPSGASTGEREALELRDGDAKRYKGMGVKKAVDNVNNIIAPEVEGLDGLDQAYIDKVLVDADGTENKGNLGANATLGVSMAVTRAAADFLGISLYQYIGGIRGREIPVPMMNVINGGAHAQNSLDVQEFMIVPAGAESFSEALRMGAEVFHTLKGILKGQGYSTGVGDEGGFAPQIESTTEALDTLMKAIAKAGFKAGKDVFLALDVAASELYKKGKYHIDGNVWDAGKLVDFYETIAGKYPIVSIEDGFAQNDWKGWKKFTERCSSMIQIVGDDIFVTNPRIFAEGIEKGVANSILIKLNQIGTVTETLTTIEMAKRAGYTCVISHRSGETEDTFIADLAVATNVGQIKTGSASRSERIAKYNQLLRIEDELGELAIFGGPGVFYSIKKK, encoded by the coding sequence ATGTCAACGATATATGATGTGTACGCACGGGAGATACTGGACAGCAGGGGAAATCCCACCGTGGAGGTCGAGGTCGTGCTCGAGAGCGGCGCGATGGGCCGCGCAATGGTGCCTTCGGGCGCTTCCACGGGTGAAAGGGAGGCCCTGGAGCTGCGCGACGGCGACGCAAAGAGATACAAGGGCATGGGCGTGAAAAAAGCTGTCGATAACGTGAACAACATAATCGCTCCCGAAGTGGAAGGGCTTGATGGTCTTGACCAGGCATATATCGATAAGGTCCTCGTCGACGCCGATGGCACCGAGAATAAAGGCAATCTCGGCGCCAATGCCACCCTCGGCGTATCGATGGCCGTCACGCGGGCGGCGGCGGACTTTCTCGGGATCTCGCTGTATCAGTACATCGGAGGAATCAGGGGCCGCGAGATCCCTGTTCCCATGATGAACGTAATAAATGGCGGCGCCCATGCCCAGAATTCCCTCGATGTTCAGGAGTTTATGATCGTACCCGCCGGTGCAGAGTCTTTCAGCGAAGCCTTGAGGATGGGCGCGGAGGTCTTTCATACCCTTAAGGGGATTCTGAAAGGCCAGGGGTACTCAACGGGGGTTGGCGATGAAGGCGGTTTCGCCCCGCAGATAGAATCGACCACGGAGGCCCTTGACACGCTCATGAAGGCCATAGCCAAGGCGGGGTTCAAGGCGGGCAAGGATGTCTTCCTGGCCCTCGATGTCGCCGCAAGCGAGCTGTACAAGAAGGGAAAATATCATATAGACGGCAATGTGTGGGATGCGGGCAAACTCGTGGATTTCTATGAGACCATCGCCGGGAAGTATCCCATTGTCTCCATCGAGGACGGGTTTGCGCAGAACGACTGGAAGGGCTGGAAGAAATTTACCGAGCGATGTTCCTCAATGATCCAGATCGTCGGCGATGACATTTTCGTCACGAACCCCAGGATCTTTGCCGAAGGCATAGAAAAAGGGGTAGCCAACAGCATCCTCATCAAGCTCAATCAGATCGGCACCGTAACGGAAACCCTGACGACCATCGAGATGGCGAAGCGGGCGGGTTACACCTGTGTCATCTCCCACCGTTCCGGCGAGACGGAGGACACTTTCATAGCCGATCTTGCCGTGGCGACAAATGTGGGCCAGATCAAGACAGGTTCCGCCTCGAGAAGCGAGAGGATCGCGAAATACAATCAGCTTTTGCGCATCGAGGATGAACTCGGTGAATTGGCCATATTCGGCGGCCCCGGCGTTTTTTACAGCATTAAGAAGAAATAA
- a CDS encoding magnesium transporter CorA family protein, which yields MVKLYNIVDSRVTECVGSKENIAVYINPDEKERRHLIHQYEIDEHTLQSALDPDELSRIEIESNHVAIILKVPVNYQAEHAFEFLVSSMGMFLFENSLIIVMAEDLPIFDSKTFARISRLAETMLKIVNYSIFRFLEHLRVIDMVSDELGEKISTSMENTYLLNLFALEKSLVYYQNAINSNSVLIEKMKIYTQRIGFTMDDTELLDDIAIENTQCYKQAEIYSNILASMMDARVSIVNNNLNISMKKLTMITIAIMVPTFVVSAFSMNVAFPIQKHPSAFWIILAIAFIAMSGFFFIWRIRK from the coding sequence ATGGTAAAGCTTTACAACATAGTGGACTCTCGGGTAACCGAATGCGTTGGCTCGAAAGAGAACATAGCGGTTTATATCAATCCAGACGAGAAGGAGAGGCGCCACCTCATCCATCAGTACGAGATAGACGAGCACACTCTTCAGTCGGCCCTTGACCCGGACGAGCTTTCCCGTATAGAAATTGAATCGAACCATGTCGCCATAATTCTCAAGGTGCCCGTCAATTATCAGGCCGAGCATGCCTTTGAATTCCTGGTATCATCGATGGGCATGTTCCTCTTTGAGAATAGTCTTATCATAGTGATGGCCGAAGACCTCCCCATCTTTGACAGCAAGACCTTCGCGCGCATCAGCCGTCTTGCCGAGACGATGCTCAAGATAGTCAACTACAGCATCTTCCGCTTTCTGGAACACTTGAGGGTCATCGACATGGTTTCCGACGAACTTGGCGAGAAGATCAGCACATCCATGGAGAATACCTACCTCCTCAACCTTTTCGCACTGGAAAAGAGCTTGGTGTACTATCAGAACGCCATCAATTCCAACTCGGTCCTTATCGAGAAAATGAAGATATACACGCAGCGGATCGGATTCACGATGGACGACACGGAATTGCTCGACGATATAGCTATCGAGAACACCCAGTGCTACAAGCAGGCGGAGATCTATTCCAACATTCTCGCGAGCATGATGGACGCAAGGGTGTCCATTGTTAACAACAACCTCAATATCTCCATGAAAAAGCTCACCATGATAACCATCGCCATCATGGTTCCGACCTTTGTTGTCAGTGCCTTTTCCATGAACGTCGCCTTTCCTATCCAGAAGCATCCCAGCGCATTCTGGATAATCCTCGCAATAGCCTTCATAGCTATGTCCGGCTTTTTCTTCATCTGGAGGATCAGGAAGTAA
- a CDS encoding NUDIX domain-containing protein gives MPSRGKRSAGLLMYRRRDGMVEVLLLHPGGPFWAGKDDGAWSLPKGLVEPGEDELLAAIREFQEETGFPAEGEFIALPELKQPSGKVIVIWAFEGDCDPAFMKSNLFSLEWPPRSGITAEFPEADRAIWFDPASAKTKIIKGQRGFIEELEHLLGIKT, from the coding sequence ATGCCTTCCAGGGGGAAGAGGAGCGCTGGTCTGCTGATGTACCGCCGCCGCGACGGCATGGTGGAAGTGCTCCTCCTCCATCCCGGGGGCCCTTTCTGGGCCGGTAAGGACGACGGCGCCTGGAGTCTCCCGAAAGGACTTGTCGAACCCGGCGAGGACGAACTCCTGGCGGCGATACGGGAATTCCAGGAGGAGACGGGTTTCCCGGCAGAGGGAGAGTTTATTGCCCTGCCTGAACTCAAACAACCAAGCGGGAAGGTGATCGTGATATGGGCCTTCGAGGGTGACTGCGATCCTGCCTTCATGAAAAGCAATCTCTTTTCCCTTGAATGGCCCCCGCGTTCGGGAATAACGGCTGAATTCCCTGAGGCCGACCGGGCCATTTGGTTCGACCCGGCATCGGCGAAGACAAAGATCATCAAAGGCCAGAGAGGTTTCATAGAAGAACTCGAACACCTCCTTGGCATCAAGACCTGA
- a CDS encoding cytochrome c3 family protein — protein MRRLLLTAILFLFPLCAVAQDCLDCHEKYRKASHGKLECSTCHSDIKDLPHADRLMKPDCVSCHSEAAEQHQASVHSDKGLKCKACHNVHTPRKETKKCISCHSSVAHKRLPSAKKHLAEMDCVGCHAKTVKGHINVKVESKQSIARDTLDRDGNRSVDEKEWKEFLVHAQSVVGDRYGIKRVYYATGSAHSVGPKAISCNGCHVENKVFQKATLEVNAGGQRARMTLDLHTVIPRLPIADLYGLTAHGKGGVACRDCHVSQKRIDDHVCAKCHDRVYNVYKGTTHAKGGAARCTDCHDPHKVKTYRELGTTERMTVCVRCHGDQTKQHRWLPHTELHFMYLECSTCHSPLSKKGMVFNVNVHTKDGTRRLTRDDITAAFGGKKYTRDLIDVDGNDNIASSEIVPFFEELEKTTKGTVGIEGSIVVTDIHHDYSQVQKRDKVCTTCHSNDAPFYQSMYLILPETEGLFYMPVKGTVLAAMPSSLALNFFLLGETKMRWSDIKALMGSRGEARSQIARELGFKWVDIVGIFFCLAALFLVLVHIILRMVFRR, from the coding sequence ATGCGACGTCTTCTTCTAACAGCGATCCTTTTTCTGTTCCCACTGTGTGCCGTTGCGCAGGACTGCCTCGATTGTCATGAGAAATACCGGAAAGCGAGCCACGGAAAGCTCGAGTGCTCCACCTGTCACAGTGATATAAAAGACCTGCCGCACGCAGACAGGCTTATGAAACCCGACTGCGTTTCCTGCCACTCAGAGGCCGCCGAGCAACATCAGGCCAGCGTTCATTCCGACAAGGGATTAAAGTGCAAGGCTTGCCACAATGTCCATACACCGCGGAAGGAAACAAAAAAATGTATCTCCTGTCACTCGTCCGTCGCCCACAAGAGACTTCCGTCAGCGAAGAAACACCTTGCTGAAATGGACTGTGTCGGGTGTCATGCGAAGACCGTTAAGGGACATATAAACGTGAAGGTGGAGTCGAAGCAATCCATCGCGAGGGACACTCTCGACAGGGACGGCAACAGGTCCGTCGATGAAAAGGAGTGGAAGGAGTTCCTTGTCCATGCCCAGTCTGTGGTAGGGGACAGGTACGGGATCAAAAGGGTTTATTACGCGACTGGCAGCGCTCACTCCGTTGGTCCGAAGGCCATCTCCTGCAATGGTTGCCATGTGGAGAACAAGGTGTTCCAGAAGGCGACGCTGGAAGTGAACGCCGGCGGACAGAGGGCCCGCATGACCCTTGATCTCCACACCGTGATCCCCCGCCTTCCCATTGCCGACCTCTATGGTCTGACCGCGCACGGCAAGGGAGGAGTGGCCTGCAGGGATTGTCACGTGTCCCAGAAGCGCATAGACGATCATGTCTGCGCAAAATGCCATGACAGGGTTTACAATGTCTACAAGGGGACGACGCACGCAAAGGGAGGGGCGGCAAGATGCACCGATTGCCACGATCCCCACAAGGTGAAGACATACCGGGAACTTGGCACGACGGAGCGGATGACCGTGTGCGTGCGCTGCCACGGTGACCAAACGAAACAGCACCGGTGGCTTCCCCACACGGAGCTCCACTTCATGTACCTCGAGTGCTCCACCTGTCACAGCCCCCTTTCGAAGAAAGGCATGGTCTTCAACGTCAACGTCCATACAAAGGACGGCACGAGACGGTTGACGCGCGATGATATCACGGCGGCCTTCGGCGGAAAGAAATACACGAGAGATCTTATCGACGTGGACGGTAACGACAACATCGCCTCATCGGAGATCGTCCCCTTTTTCGAAGAGCTGGAAAAGACAACGAAAGGAACGGTGGGAATTGAAGGTTCCATCGTTGTCACCGATATCCACCACGACTATTCGCAAGTACAAAAAAGGGACAAGGTCTGCACGACCTGTCACTCCAATGATGCGCCTTTCTATCAATCCATGTATCTTATCCTCCCGGAGACAGAGGGCCTCTTCTACATGCCCGTGAAGGGGACGGTGCTTGCCGCCATGCCTTCTTCGCTTGCACTCAATTTCTTCCTTCTCGGCGAGACGAAGATGCGCTGGAGCGATATAAAAGCACTCATGGGGTCCCGAGGCGAGGCGCGGAGCCAGATTGCAAGGGAACTCGGGTTCAAATGGGTCGACATTGTGGGCATCTTCTTCTGTCTCGCTGCCCTGTTCCTTGTTCTTGTGCATATCATCCTGAGGATGGTGTTCAGACGATGA
- a CDS encoding cytochrome b/b6 domain-containing protein, producing MKNSGAPLHPLLVRLWHWANALLIFVLVVTGAQLRFTGLGIFSDYGFVVALHKYAGYLLAIFFLFWIAAYAIAGGLATHYILSLRDIGSIPGQLSYYIHGCFRGVVNPFKPTPSSKFNALQKLAYSFVMFIAMPLIIVTGILFGNIMDFHGIIHAAGGIRVLDAIHVIVGYIFLIYLIVHLYMATLGKTPFSHTKAMITGHEEE from the coding sequence ATGAAAAATAGCGGCGCCCCTCTTCACCCCCTTCTTGTCCGCCTCTGGCACTGGGCAAATGCGCTTCTCATCTTTGTCCTTGTTGTTACGGGGGCCCAACTGCGCTTTACAGGTCTCGGCATCTTCTCGGATTACGGGTTTGTCGTGGCCCTGCACAAGTATGCCGGATATCTCCTGGCAATATTCTTTCTCTTCTGGATCGCGGCATACGCCATCGCGGGAGGGCTGGCGACCCATTACATCCTCTCCCTTAGGGATATCGGATCCATCCCCGGTCAGTTGAGCTATTACATCCACGGCTGTTTCCGGGGGGTTGTCAATCCTTTCAAGCCCACGCCGTCATCGAAGTTCAATGCCCTGCAGAAACTGGCCTATTCCTTCGTCATGTTCATCGCCATGCCGCTGATAATTGTCACGGGGATACTCTTCGGCAACATAATGGATTTCCACGGCATCATCCATGCCGCGGGCGGGATCCGCGTCCTCGATGCCATCCATGTGATCGTGGGATATATCTTCCTCATCTACCTCATCGTCCACCTCTACATGGCAACCCTGGGCAAAACCCCCTTCTCCCACACGAAGGCGATGATAACGGGGCACGAGGAAGAATAA
- a CDS encoding ArsA family ATPase: MALSGIDNTRVKLIMVGGKGGVGKTTCASAIALKMAQEGRKVLIITSDPAPSLSDIFEKEIGDRETRIDDTLELYGLEVSSDIVLARWKGRFGPEIYEVVSSFANVDYDFVEYIGTAPGIEEEYMLNFIMELVEGGSYDVVVWDTAPAGHTLRLLKLPELFLSHMEAATKFYMNMYGYIEKVKDTMRLKESKKTLLEIIAGWEALSERIVEFIRDGESVKYLIVTIPEALGVKMTNRVIGELEHNRLAVENIVINNVVQEADCEFHRLRKTMQEQYIEELKQTYQDKTLTILYLAAFEIKGMERIAGVTKALFG; this comes from the coding sequence ATGGCACTTTCCGGCATTGATAATACAAGGGTCAAGCTCATCATGGTGGGAGGCAAGGGAGGGGTAGGCAAGACGACCTGCGCTTCGGCCATTGCCCTGAAAATGGCACAGGAAGGACGGAAGGTGCTTATCATTACGAGCGACCCCGCCCCCTCTCTCTCCGACATCTTCGAGAAGGAGATAGGCGACAGGGAAACACGGATAGACGACACCCTGGAGCTCTACGGACTGGAAGTTTCCTCGGATATCGTCCTCGCACGATGGAAAGGGCGCTTCGGACCGGAGATCTACGAAGTTGTCTCTTCCTTTGCCAACGTCGATTACGATTTTGTCGAGTACATAGGCACAGCTCCCGGGATCGAAGAGGAGTACATGCTCAATTTCATCATGGAGCTCGTCGAAGGCGGAAGCTACGACGTGGTCGTATGGGACACGGCCCCCGCGGGGCATACGCTGAGGCTCCTCAAGCTTCCCGAGCTTTTTCTTTCCCATATGGAGGCGGCAACGAAGTTCTACATGAACATGTACGGCTATATTGAAAAGGTAAAGGATACGATGCGCCTTAAGGAATCAAAGAAGACGCTCCTTGAGATTATCGCCGGATGGGAGGCACTTTCCGAACGCATCGTGGAGTTTATCAGGGACGGGGAATCCGTCAAGTACCTCATCGTGACCATCCCCGAGGCCCTTGGCGTGAAAATGACGAACCGGGTCATCGGTGAACTTGAGCATAACCGCCTCGCCGTTGAGAATATTGTCATCAACAACGTGGTTCAGGAGGCCGACTGCGAGTTTCACCGTCTCCGCAAGACCATGCAGGAACAATACATCGAAGAATTGAAGCAAACATATCAGGACAAGACCTTGACCATACTTTATCTGGCAGCCTTCGAAATAAAGGGCATGGAAAGAATAGCCGGCGTGACGAAGGCGCTCTTCGGATAG
- the rsmD gene encoding 16S rRNA (guanine(966)-N(2))-methyltransferase RsmD — MATVRITGGKLRGMAIGVLPGDVARYTSSKVRQALFNMIGSVEGLSVLDLFAGSGSFSIEALSRGATSATLVEANGKMTDLIGKNLVRTDLNKHCQVLHMDVRYAVPLLYGRKCVFDVIFMDPPYEMGYVAQTMTLLEKHLLRNSDTITIAEYSRREDDSLSLFEGLEGAKTKKYGDTIISLFKDSRDSSA; from the coding sequence ATGGCAACGGTACGCATAACAGGAGGAAAATTGAGGGGCATGGCGATCGGCGTCCTGCCGGGGGATGTGGCCAGATACACCTCCTCCAAGGTCAGGCAGGCCCTTTTCAACATGATCGGCAGCGTGGAAGGCCTGTCGGTCCTCGATCTCTTTGCCGGTTCCGGCTCGTTCTCCATAGAGGCCCTCAGCCGGGGTGCAACCTCGGCGACGCTCGTGGAAGCTAACGGGAAAATGACGGACCTCATCGGAAAAAACCTTGTAAGAACGGACCTAAATAAACATTGCCAAGTGTTACATATGGATGTAAGATATGCAGTCCCTCTACTCTACGGCAGGAAGTGCGTGTTCGATGTGATCTTCATGGATCCTCCTTATGAAATGGGATATGTAGCGCAGACAATGACACTTCTCGAGAAACATCTGCTTCGAAATTCTGATACTATAACTATAGCGGAGTATTCCAGACGTGAAGACGACTCCCTGTCCCTTTTCGAGGGACTCGAAGGTGCAAAGACAAAAAAATATGGAGACACGATAATTTCGCTATTCAAAGACAGCAGAGATTCCAGCGCTTAA
- the coaD gene encoding pantetheine-phosphate adenylyltransferase: protein MKKKLAVYPGSFDPVTFGHLDILARGLELFDTVIIAIANNIEKKGLFSFEERKELIQQSINGNNSVIIDSFDGLLIDYVKKVNARFVIRGLRAMSDFEYEFQMASINRTLNPNMDTLFMMTSKDYFFISSRTIKEVAEFHGSVSGFVPAPVERRLKEIFERR from the coding sequence ATGAAGAAGAAGCTCGCAGTGTACCCTGGTTCATTCGATCCCGTGACCTTTGGCCATCTCGACATCCTCGCGCGGGGGCTCGAACTTTTCGATACTGTCATCATAGCCATCGCCAACAATATAGAGAAAAAGGGGCTCTTCAGTTTTGAAGAACGAAAGGAGCTCATCCAGCAGTCCATAAATGGAAACAATAGTGTCATTATCGACAGCTTCGACGGATTGCTCATCGATTACGTGAAAAAGGTGAACGCGCGGTTTGTCATCAGGGGCCTTCGTGCCATGAGCGACTTTGAGTACGAGTTTCAGATGGCCTCCATCAACAGGACGTTGAACCCCAACATGGACACCCTCTTCATGATGACCAGCAAGGACTACTTCTTCATCAGTTCGAGAACGATCAAGGAAGTTGCCGAATTCCATGGTTCCGTCTCCGGTTTTGTCCCCGCTCCCGTCGAAAGGCGACTTAAGGAGATATTTGAAAGGCGATGA
- a CDS encoding nodulation protein NfeD has product MKRLIFILALISAVVLFTSPAHTKDVYTVRIQGAINPPVAGFLGECIQKAGTENAEALVVLLDTPGGLDSSMRDIVKGIMDAPLPVVVYVAPAGARAASAGAIILLASHIAAMAPGTNAGAAHPVSIGKDKADEVMMKKVVSDAEAYSKSIAAKRGRNVDFAAKAVTESISITAKEALSQKAIDIVADSMEDLLAQIDGMTVETKKGKVVMQTRGAKRVEIKMPFKFRFLAYVSDPNVAYILMMIGIYGILFEFYSPGTVFPGVIGGISLILALYAFQAIPISFAGLALILLGIVFFILEVKIVSHGLLGIAGIVAVVIGSVMLVDLPGSPLAISFTTILIVAIVSAIFVFGILSFAVRAQLFRVKTGSEGLIGETGTARTNIAVEGKGKVMVHGELWNARSEEPIQEGEEIVVTAVEKLIVKVRKKGG; this is encoded by the coding sequence ATGAAGAGACTGATATTCATTCTTGCGCTCATCAGCGCTGTCGTTCTTTTCACATCACCCGCCCACACAAAAGATGTGTACACCGTCCGCATACAGGGCGCCATCAACCCCCCCGTAGCGGGTTTTCTCGGGGAATGCATTCAAAAGGCAGGCACGGAGAATGCCGAGGCCCTCGTGGTTCTTCTCGATACGCCGGGAGGACTCGATTCTTCCATGCGTGACATCGTAAAGGGAATAATGGATGCGCCCCTCCCCGTCGTCGTTTACGTCGCACCCGCCGGGGCAAGGGCCGCGTCTGCGGGCGCCATCATCCTTTTGGCTTCACACATAGCGGCCATGGCCCCGGGAACCAACGCGGGCGCCGCGCATCCTGTCAGCATCGGCAAGGACAAGGCCGATGAAGTGATGATGAAAAAAGTGGTGAGCGACGCGGAGGCATATTCGAAGAGCATAGCAGCCAAGCGGGGACGGAACGTCGACTTCGCGGCAAAGGCGGTCACGGAAAGCATCTCCATAACCGCAAAGGAAGCCCTGTCGCAGAAGGCGATCGACATCGTGGCCGATTCCATGGAAGACCTCCTTGCACAGATCGACGGCATGACGGTTGAGACCAAAAAAGGGAAGGTCGTGATGCAGACGAGGGGCGCAAAGAGGGTAGAGATCAAAATGCCCTTCAAATTCCGGTTCCTTGCCTATGTCAGTGATCCCAACGTCGCATATATTCTCATGATGATCGGAATATACGGTATCCTGTTCGAGTTTTACAGCCCGGGTACGGTATTCCCCGGCGTCATCGGAGGCATTTCTCTCATCCTGGCGCTCTACGCCTTTCAGGCAATACCCATCAGTTTCGCCGGGCTTGCATTGATCCTTCTGGGTATCGTATTCTTTATTCTGGAGGTCAAGATAGTCAGCCACGGACTCCTCGGTATTGCAGGCATTGTAGCCGTCGTTATCGGTTCGGTCATGCTTGTCGATCTTCCCGGAAGCCCTCTGGCCATATCCTTCACGACTATCCTCATCGTCGCCATTGTATCGGCGATCTTTGTTTTCGGCATACTCTCCTTTGCAGTAAGGGCGCAGTTGTTCAGGGTCAAGACCGGCTCCGAGGGGCTTATCGGGGAGACGGGGACGGCGCGGACCAACATTGCGGTCGAGGGCAAGGGAAAGGTGATGGTCCACGGTGAACTCTGGAATGCCCGGAGTGAAGAACCGATACAGGAAGGCGAAGAGATTGTCGTCACCGCCGTGGAAAAGCTTATCGTCAAGGTAAGAAAAAAAGGAGGGTAG